The genomic segment GTTCCCGGCTTGAATGCCGTACCGAGGACGACGACGCGCTTGCCGGTGAGCGTTCCGAGCTGTCGAGCGACACGATCGACCAGCGCGATCCCGCGGGTGTCGTTGGTCGTCGCGACCGCGTCGAGCATGCGTGGGATGCGATCGTTCTGACGCAGGAAACCGGCCAACGCTGCGACGTCTTTCGGCAGGCACGATCCGCCGTAGCCGCAGCCCGGCATGAGGAACGACGCGATCGGTGCCGTCGTGCCGTCGGTCGTGAGGTAGCGCGACAGGTGGACGCCGCGCATCACCTCGTTGGCATCGACGTCACCGGCCGCCTCGCACGCGTCGGCGACTTCGTTGGCGAAGCTGATGCACGTTGCGAGAAAGGCGTTGCTCGCGTACTTGATCGCCTCGGCCGTGGTCGGGTTGGTCTCGATGAGCGGGACACCTTCGAAGCCCGCGTGCAGATCGCGCAGTGCCTTGGCGACCACGGGGTCGCTTTCACCAAGCACAAGCCTGTCCGGCGACAGAAAGTCGTCGACTGCCGTGCCTTCGCTGAGAAACTCCGGGCAACTGCCGACGCCGAAGTCACAGCGGGCGTTCCGCGCGACGGCCTTGTGAAAGGAGTCGAGCGTGGTGCCCGGGACGCAGGTGCTCTTGAGAATCACCGACTTTCGCGGCCCGGACTCAAGCGCTGCTCCGACGTCCTGAGCGGCGCGAAGCACGTAGCTCAAGTCGATTCGCCCACTTCGCGCGTCGAAGGGCGTCGGCACGGCGACCATGACCAACTCGCTGCGAGCGACGGCGGCCGGCAGATCGGTCGTTGCTGTCAATCGATCAGGAACGTTGCGATCGAGCAGCTCCTGGAGACCCGGCTCGTGCAGGAACGCTCGCCCGGCGTTCACCGCCTCGACCTTGCGTTCGTCGACATCGACG from the Planctomycetota bacterium genome contains:
- a CDS encoding UDP-glucose/GDP-mannose dehydrogenase family protein; this encodes MNVTIIGTGYVGLVSAACYAEHGHDVVCVDVDERKVEAVNAGRAFLHEPGLQELLDRNVPDRLTATTDLPAAVARSELVMVAVPTPFDARSGRIDLSYVLRAAQDVGAALESGPRKSVILKSTCVPGTTLDSFHKAVARNARCDFGVGSCPEFLSEGTAVDDFLSPDRLVLGESDPVVAKALRDLHAGFEGVPLIETNPTTAEAIKYASNAFLATCISFANEVADACEAAGDVDANEVMRGVHLSRYLTTDGTTAPIASFLMPGCGYGGSCLPKDVAALAGFLRQNDRIPRMLDAVATTNDTRGIALVDRVARQLGTLTGKRVVVLGTAFKPGTGDLRTSPAEPIIDALLDAGAVVTTHDPLANEATRERFEGRIDVTDDAAAAVRSTDAVILCTAWSEYKALPAWLTGLASQPVVADGRRLLSPDSVDHYVGVGLSRTGKPPMRSAA